One Cucurbita pepo subsp. pepo cultivar mu-cu-16 chromosome LG09, ASM280686v2, whole genome shotgun sequence DNA window includes the following coding sequences:
- the LOC111801388 gene encoding LEAF RUST 10 DISEASE-RESISTANCE LOCUS RECEPTOR-LIKE PROTEIN KINASE-like 1.5, whose amino-acid sequence MPSPPSSVTVSAVVLFLLHLSPLFSTADPSISPCPPFSSNPVFPFSSLPGHGHPSFQVRCSSPHSVLTINGISFSLLSFNTTSTTLLLSPLPHNATSTSHGSNHRCLSRFSSIPSRSINLSGSPFRISDGYCSRLSLLIPCSPPHLPNCSHCPWECSLIKKPLNLLHGCGVQHQSFLEQGCQGEVLEYLDRILRLGLEIEWDTDQDPFFIKCTDCKAKNGVCGFNSSDPDRHFICYHAQTRYTYPNRIAIFSSVFALMCLLLVVAVTTAFFRSRWLRSLAIEVDPTAQFLSRHRSPNLLPPVFPYEELESSTNRFDPKRKLGDGGFGSVYLGQLNDGRLVAVKYLHKHHAAAPSGRAFFTKSFCNEILILSSINHPNLVRLHGYCSDPRGLILVYDYVPNGTLADHLHGCNSLYRKGSLSWQVRIDIALQIAMAMEYLHFSVVPPIVHRDITSSNIFMEKDMRIKVGDFGLSRLLVFSDTTSASSGYVCTGPQGTPGYLDPDYHRSFRLTEKSDVYSFGVVLLELISGLKAVDQSRERREMTLADLVVSKIQMGQLHQVVDSVLGIDGEVINGVEAMAELAFRCVAADKDDRPNAKEIVEELRRIRNCCSRGGVRSSISN is encoded by the coding sequence ATGCCTTCTCCACCCTCCTCTGTTACTGTCTCCGCCGTCGTTCTGTTCCTCCTCCACCTCTCTCCTCTGTTTTCCACCGCCGACCCTTCCATCTCTCCATGTCCACCGTTCTCTTCCAACCCCgttttcccattttcatcTCTTCCCGGTCACGGCCATCCTTCTTTTCAGGTGCGCTGCTCTTCTCCTCACTCTGTTCTCACCATTAATGggatttccttttctcttctgAGCTTCAATACGACCTCCACTACCCTCCTTCTTTCCCCTCTTCCACACAATGCCACCTCCACTTCCCATGGATCGAACCACCGCTGTTTATCTCGTTTCAGTTCTATTCCCAGCCGTTCGATTAATCTCTCTGGCTCTCCGTTCCGAATCTCAGATGGGTATTGTTCTCGGCTCTCTCTTCTCATCCCCTGTTCGCCGCCGCATCTTCCCAACTGCAGTCATTGTCCGTGGGAGTGTAGTCTTATTAAGAAGCCACTTAATTTGCTCCATGGATGTGGCGTTCAGCATCAGTCGTTCTTGGAGCAAGGTTGTCAAGGCGAGGTGTTGGAGTATTTAGACAGGATTCTTAGATTGGGGCTTGAAATCGAGTGGGATACAGATCAAGATCCTTTCTTTATTAAGTGTACTGATTGTAAAGCTAAAAATGGTGTTTGCGGCTTTAATTCATCAGACCCAGATAGGCATTTCATTTGCTATCATGCTCAAACTCGATATACATATCCTAATAGAATCGCTATTTTCTCCTCTGTTTTTGCGTTGATGTGCTTGTTACTGGTTGTCGCCGTCACGACGGCTTTTTTCCGGTCGAGATGGTTGAGATCTCTCGCCATTGAAGTAGACCCGACAGCCCAGTTCCTCAGTCGTCATCGTTCACCTAATCTTCTCCCGCCGGTTTTCCCCTACGAAGAATTAGAATCCTCAACGAATCGATTCGACCCGAAGAGGAAACTGGGCGACGGCGGATTTGGGTCTGTGTATTTGGGTCAGCTCAACGATGGACGATTAGTGGCGGTGAAGTATCTTCACAAGCACCACGCCGCCGCTCCTTCCGGCAGGGCGTTCTTCACCAAGTCGTTCTGTAACGAAATCTTGattctttcttcaattaatCACCCGAATCTTGTTAGGTTACATGGGTATTGTAGCGACCCAAGAGGGCTTATTCTTGTTTATGATTATGTACCAAATGGGACGCTTGCCGACCATCTCCATGGTTGTAATAGCTTGTACCGGAAGGGATCTCTGTCATGGCAAGTAAGGATTGATATTGCTCTGCAAATCGCCATGGCTATGGAGTATTTGCATTTCTCTGTGGTGCCGCCGATTGTTCACAGAGACATTACCTCTTCGAACATTTTTATGGAGAAAGATATGAGAATCAAAGTTGGGGATTTTGGGCTTTCGAGGCTGTTGGTTTTTTCAGACACTACGTCGGCTTCATCTGGGTATGTCTGCACCGGACCTCAGGGGACACCCGGTTACTTGGATCCGGATTATCACCGGTCGTTCCGGTTGACGGAGAAGAGTGACGTGTACAGCTTTGGAGTGGTGTTGTTGGAGCTGATTTCTGGTTTAAAAGCGGTGGATCAGAGtcgagagagaagagaaatgaCGTTGGCGGATCTGGTCGTGTCGAAGATCCAAATGGGTCAGCTTCATCAGGTGGTGGACTCTGTTTTGGGTATCGACGGCGAGGTAATCAACGGCGTTGAGGCAATGGCAGAGCTGGCTTTCCGGTGTGTGGCGGCGGACAAGGACGACCGCCCCAACGCCAAGGAGATCGTGGAGGAGCTCCGGCGGATTCGCAACTGCTGCAGTCGTGGTGGTGTCCGGTCGTCGATTTCAAATTGA
- the LOC111801548 gene encoding uncharacterized protein LOC111801548, with amino-acid sequence MDFFGKAKTVRLRSHHDKYLVANDDEESVNQDRGGSSNTARWSVELTSGASSDSIIRLKSCYGKYLTASNLPFLLGMTGRKVLQTLPRRLDSSVEWEPIREGSQVKLKTRYGNFLRANGGLPPWRNSVTHDIPSRSATQDWILWDIDVVEIQVQSFIRKAPTIEHMDSLDFNPGSPPSTSGKPAHYSRLESTDSTISVPPKSEGRTVYYHVADESGEVDEDTVEGSCFTFKGSGVEGLTRKLEEETGIEDIIVCTRNPLNGNLYPLRLQLPPNNATMHVVAVPESSKLGQEFAKQRLL; translated from the exons ATGGATTTCTTCGGCAAAGCCAAGACCGTCCGTCTCCGTAGCCACCACGACAAGTACCTCGTCGCCAACGACGATGAGGAGTCTGTCAACCAAGACCGTGGCGGATCCTCCAATACAGCTCGCTGGTCAGTCGAGCTTACATCCGGCGCCTCCTCTGATTCTATAATCCGTCTCAAAAGCTGCTACGGCAAATACCTCACTGCTAGCAATCTCCCTTTCTTGCTCGGAATGACCGGCCGGAAAGTGCTTCAAACCCTTCCCCGACGACTCGATTCCTCCGTCGAATGGGAACCCATCAGAGAAGGGTCACAGGTCAAGTTGAAAACCCGATATGGGAACTTCTTAAGAGCCAATGGGGGTCTACCGCCATGGCGAAACTCGGTCACCCATGATATTCCGAGTCGATCCGCTACACAGGATTGGATCCTCTGGGACATCGATGTTGTTGAGATTCAAGTTCAGTCTTTTATTCGTAAAGCTCCCACGATTGAGCATATGGATTCTCTGGATTTCAATCCCGGCTCGCCCCCTTCTACATCAGGCAAACCGGCGCATTACTCTAGACTTGAG TCTACTGATTCAACAATCAGTGTACCTCCCAAATCTGAAGGAAGGACTGTTTACTATCATGTGGCTGATGAAAGTGGAGAAGTGGATGAAGATACAGTGGAGGGTTCTTGTTTTACATTCAAAGGAAGTGGGGTGGAGGGCCTGACTCGTAAACTGGAGGAAGAAACAGGGATTGAAGATATCATCGTGTGCACTCGCAACCCATTGAATGGAAATCTTTATCCCCTTCGCCTGCAACTTCCTCCCAACAATGCTACCATGCATGTGGTGGCTGTTCCCGAGTCATCAAAAT tGGGGCAGGAGTTTGCAAAGCAACGTTTATTATGA